The genomic stretch GGGAGGCTGAAGATGTGCAGGCCGGCTACGGTGCCCCTGCCAATAGCCTGATTTTGAATCAGAATGCAATCAATATCACGCTCTATCCCCAGAGGGTGGGGCAACCGTTACGGCTCGTTTGGGAGAATCCCCAGGAATCGACGGGCTGGCAAGTGCAAAACAATACGCGAACGGTGTCCCGATCGGAAGGCGAATCTATTTACGTTGGACGGGATATGACTCGTCCGATTCTATACCTGGATGGGCAATTGCAGGAAGGTTCGGAACCAGATCTGTCGGCGATCGCCATTACGGACCCGACAGCCTATTTCCGAGATCATCTTCGCAGCGCCCTGACCCAAGCAGGCATTCAGGTCAACCAAATTCAGCTTGAAACTAAGCCAAATTCCCAAGTTGGAGATGAAATTGCCTTCATCAATTCAGCTCCCTTGATCGATCTCATCACCGAGGCCAATCAAAACAGCACCAATCTCTATGCAGAGGCGCTGTTACGCTTGTTGGGAGTCCTAGACTCTCCCCAAACCAGTTCCGCCCTATCCGCCGGAGCCCAGGCTATTCCCCGCTTATTATCTCCCTTGGGTGTCGATAGTCGAGGGGTAACGCTAGCCGATGGTTCGGGGCTCTCTCGTCAAAACTTAGTTACGCCTGCTGCTATTGTCGCGACGTTAGATGGCATGGCGCGATCGCCCAATGCAGACGCCTATCGAAACTCGTTTGCGGTTGCGGGCGTGAGTGGAACTCTAAAATCTAGATTTCAAAACACTGATGTTGTCGGTCAGTTGTGGGGAAAAACCGGAACCTTGCGAGATGCAGTAGCGCTATCGGGGTATTTGCACCCTGACCACTATGAGGCGATTACGTTCAGTATTTTGGTCAATGACCCTGCTTTATCCATCGCTTCTGCAAGACAAGCGATGGATGACATTGTTTTGCTGTTGAATGGCTTACAAAACTGTCAGGAGAATATTTGAAAGATCGAGACCGGTAGATGCTTGTTTTTGTTGGTCATGGGGGTAAGCTTTACCTAGCCTTCTGGCCAAGTTCAGCGGATTTAGGACGAAAATGCTTCAAGATTCCCGCCATTTCCAAAACAACTTTGACTTGAGGCTTTACTCCTTTAAACGAAAGGCGAGCTTGGCGCTGCCTAGACTTAACAAAACTATCGATCAAAACGTCGGTGACACTGGGTTCAATCGATTGAGTTTTACTTAAATCAAGAACGACCACTGCACCTTCCCGAAGTTTCGCATCTAGATCTTTGGCCAGAAATGGTGCTGTAAAGAAGTCAAGACGATTAGGTGCGAACACAATCGTTCGCGGCTGATCTGTGAGATCCATAAACTCCAATAGCATACATTGAATAAGGTTCTGCCTTCATCTAATAGTATTTTGACGGTCAAATCCTCAGTGAAAATTGGAGTCTTGGTGCTGCTCTAAAATAAGAACTTTATAAAGTCGCAACCATCTTTTGTGATTATTCCTGGTTTCTACGGAGTTTGGATCAATTCCAGGAAAACAGCTTCAGTCTGTATGCTTACAGTGCCAAGAAATGCATCTCTGATCTGCAAAGATATAAATAAGTTTTAGGAATTTCTCCGAAAAAAAGTTGAACGTTTTCAGAATAGCTGAGCTACGATTAAAAGCAAAGATTGAGGGATTGTCTATGGTTGTGAGGTTGAATCGCTTGGCGATCGCTGCGATCGCAGTTGCTATGCCGCTCGTTGTTGCCCAGCGAGCGATCGCGCAAGAAGTAGAAGTCAGAATAATTAGTCCTGGCTACATCGACACGGTGCCCGAAGCGGTTGATGACGCTTTCTTCTCCCATGATCCGGATTACTACCAAAACCGGGGGGTAGGTGAACAACTAGACTGGATGTTTGGATTTGGTGGGCGTGATCTCGGATTTCTAGAAAATGAAATCTGGAGGGACGGGCGAGCCGTCAGCGACATCACAGATGAGCTTTTGTTTGAGCAAGCTCACAGTACGCCCATTATTCGGACTGCCGATCTTCCCAATCCTTTTAATCAGTCTCTGCAAGTTATTGAGCGGATCGAGCCGCTTGAAGCAGTGCCCTTACCCCCAGCCCGTTCTCGCGTCATCGTTACACCTCCCTCTGCGCCACCCGCAGCCGTTCCGGCACTCTGGTAGTCGGTTCGTGATTCAAGCGTATTTGTAGATTTTCTGGCGCGATCGCACCTAACTTGTGGAAAGGTGCGATCGCGTCTCGTTATGGGGCAGTGGTAAACAGACTAATTGTTCGTCAGGGTTATTCAATGCACCCAGCACCTGCAATTGCTCCTGCTGCTGAAGTTGATCGACAAGCTGGTGAATCGTAGTCGCTGGGGGCATGGGGAACTGATTGACTCCAGCGTTCACTAAAACTTGCCGCCCTAGCAGTTGGTGCGCGTTGAGCAAGTCAAGCAGAAACGTTCGAACATCAGAAAGTTCAGCCCCTCTAATTTCGATAGGTTGATGCATGGGGCGATCGCGCTTTGAAACACGCTGACGTTTGGGGCGACGACCATTTAGTAGGTCTAGATCCCAAAGTAAGTCGCACTCGCGTAGGACGTTGGACTCATTCAGCAAGCTCTCTAAGTCATCAATACTCGGCTTTGTGCCAGCAATCACTAGCTCCCCAGAAGCAGCGGCGTTGACTAAGCTATGGTAGGTTGCTAAAAATTGCACAGACTCTAAGCTGGGCGTGATATGGCGATGGGGAGTGTCTGTGAAAATGCGCTGGTAAAACTCGTAGCCCTGGTTTCCAGGCTTTCCGATTCCTTCTGAGCGAATGAACAAAAGCTGCTGACACAGGTCCAAACTCACGGCCCGACGACAGGCATTCATGACGTGGTAGAAACTGGTCAAGTTGGGATCCTCGTTCCAGGCAATGCCCACCCGTCCAACACGGCTCACCTCGATGCTAAAGAGTTGACTCGCATAGGTCGGGCTGGGGAGCAAACGCGGACGGAACTCGCCTTTATAGACCACATGAATTAGCTCCTTCAGCCAAGTGCTGGTAATGATGCTGATAATCACCAGAAAGTTTCTTAACCTCGGGTTGTGAATCGTGGAGTTGACATTGAAAATCGCCTGGAGATCAATGACACCCTCCGAGGTACGGGCAATGTTATCAAGCTGATCAAAACACAGGACAATGGGCTGGGTATCGGCGGCCAACCGTCCGAGGTTTGCCAGAATGCCTTGGGCAGCGTGCTCAGTGGCGATCGCCCGCTGTGTCCCTAAAATCGACCCCCCGCAACCAATCACACGCGAGCGTATACCAATCGGGATTCAAGATGATCCTGTTCGACTTGGCTGAGGAGAGTGGCGATCGCCTGAAGCGGCTCGACATGAATGGATTCTACGTGCAGCGTCGGATTCTGCGACTCATACCAAAAATTGCCAGGCTTAAATGTAGCTGGGTCAAACGGATTAATGGCATGACGAAGAATGGAATCAATCGTAGGCACAGCAGTTCGGACTGAATTGGGGCTGATTTACTGGATCAGTTTTACCGCATCTCTCGGCAAGATGATAGAACGTAAGGTCTACCCCCAGAAACAATGGCCTCAGTTGCGATGGTTGTTTGTGTAGCGAATATTGGTATTTGCCCATTGCAACTTTTCGCGCAGCGTGCGGAAAAACGAATATTGTTCTTCCAAGACAATGAACTGCGCCTGACACTCGGCAATGCGAATATCTACTCGCTGTCCCGGCCAGATCGAGGTTGCCAACACCCCATCCATCCACAATTTTGTGAGCAATTCCCGATCCGCAAGCGGCCAAATGCTGACGACGGAACCACACGGCAACACAATCGGGCGGCTAGAAAGACTCAGCGGACAAATCGGGGTAACCACGATCGCCTCCATACCGGGATGCAAAATTGGCCCACTGGCCGCAACCGTGTAACACGTTGATCCCGTTGGAGTCGCGACGATTAAGCCGTCCCCCTGGTACTGATCGACCACTTCCCCATCGATTTCCATTTCTAAGATTGAGGTAATCATGCGATCGGCAGAGGCTGGCCTGACGCACATCTCGTTGAGCGCAAAGTAGCGATCGCTCATCGGTTCCATATTGGTGCGGCTTCCTTCGTAGGTGGAAGCTTGGAGCATCATCCGCTGCTGTACCGCAAAGCGATCGCTCTCAATGCGGAAAAAAAGATGGTCTAATTCGTACAACACCTGAGACGGCTCGGTCAGAAAGCCCAGATGCCCCCCCACGTTAACCGCTAAAATCGGAATCCCTTCGGGTGCAAGATGTCGCGCTGCGGCCAGCGTCGTACCATCCCCCCCCAACACAATGGCGAGGTCAATAGGTTGAGAGACCGACGCCAAGAAAACAGGGTAAGGATTGTCCTTGGAGCCGCTCGGCCCCATCATCACTCGACAACCCTTACCTTCTAAATAATGAACACAGGCCTCAGCCATTCGCTGGCTTTCGAGATGGCCTGCTTTATAGAC from Synechococcales cyanobacterium T60_A2020_003 encodes the following:
- a CDS encoding NAD(+) kinase — protein: MQLNQAIIVYKAGHLESQRMAEACVHYLEGKGCRVMMGPSGSKDNPYPVFLASVSQPIDLAIVLGGDGTTLAAARHLAPEGIPILAVNVGGHLGFLTEPSQVLYELDHLFFRIESDRFAVQQRMMLQASTYEGSRTNMEPMSDRYFALNEMCVRPASADRMITSILEMEIDGEVVDQYQGDGLIVATPTGSTCYTVAASGPILHPGMEAIVVTPICPLSLSSRPIVLPCGSVVSIWPLADRELLTKLWMDGVLATSIWPGQRVDIRIAECQAQFIVLEEQYSFFRTLREKLQWANTNIRYTNNHRN
- a CDS encoding anti-sigma factor antagonist; amino-acid sequence: MDLTDQPRTIVFAPNRLDFFTAPFLAKDLDAKLREGAVVVLDLSKTQSIEPSVTDVLIDSFVKSRQRQARLSFKGVKPQVKVVLEMAGILKHFRPKSAELGQKAR
- the dacB gene encoding D-alanyl-D-alanine carboxypeptidase/D-alanyl-D-alanine-endopeptidase yields the protein MTMQPFLPRLRFKMVRSGLVGLAWLSVLLSGRDAAAQDASVCPDQLDADIQSILNQPSVRSSRWGIAVRTTPTSGEEGDWLYQKNTTQFFVPASNAKIFVTAAALNTLGEDYRIRTSIYQESTGKQNEIVLRVQGHGDPSLSDQQLQSLVTQLRDRNISQIDHLIIDDSYFPGDWVSPSWEAEDVQAGYGAPANSLILNQNAINITLYPQRVGQPLRLVWENPQESTGWQVQNNTRTVSRSEGESIYVGRDMTRPILYLDGQLQEGSEPDLSAIAITDPTAYFRDHLRSALTQAGIQVNQIQLETKPNSQVGDEIAFINSAPLIDLITEANQNSTNLYAEALLRLLGVLDSPQTSSALSAGAQAIPRLLSPLGVDSRGVTLADGSGLSRQNLVTPAAIVATLDGMARSPNADAYRNSFAVAGVSGTLKSRFQNTDVVGQLWGKTGTLRDAVALSGYLHPDHYEAITFSILVNDPALSIASARQAMDDIVLLLNGLQNCQENI